One Pseudorasbora parva isolate DD20220531a chromosome 8, ASM2467924v1, whole genome shotgun sequence DNA window includes the following coding sequences:
- the LOC137085078 gene encoding C3a anaphylatoxin chemotactic receptor-like, with translation MEATSYGPENLTGGKATNDTTTQPMSLGFGITLICIHIVTFIVGFIVNGLVIILTGCRMKTTVNSIWFLNLAIADFIFILSFIIAFFFYFYFHRSIYVIHTFFMLIKLNRFASIFSLVVISLDRCLCTWTVVWAQNNRTVFKARIICMILWILSIGGCIPFFTYNIFTSTFLATYTFLVGFLIPFLIIASSHIAIGVRIKRLKMGKQLRSYRVIIAVILAFFICCFPYYVCSLVLQHNAIAMTVSAYLLFLNSCLNPILYVFMCDEYKKKLKQSLLLVLETAFAEDHLDFRGRQIQMDEQNQTNTFKSILDI, from the coding sequence AGGCCACAAGTTATGGACCTGAAAACTTGACCGGAGGCAAAGCAACAAATGATACCACTACTCAACCTATGAGCTTAGGCTTTGGGATCACTTTAATATGCATTCACATTGTCACCTTTATAGTGggttttattgtaaatggaCTTGTCATAATTCTGACTGGCTGCAGAATGAAGACAACAGTCAACTCTATTTGGTTTCTCAACTTGGCGATTGCAGACTTCATCTTCATATTGTCCTTCATCATAGCTTTTTTTTTCTACTTTTATTTTCACAGATCCATTTATGTAATACACACTTTCTTCATGTTGATAAAACTAAATCGGTTTGCTAGCATTTTTTCCCTCGTAGTTATCAGTCTGGACCGATGCCTGTGCACATGGACGGTTGTTTGGGCTCAAAATAACCGAACTGTATTTAAAGCCAGGATCATCTGCATGATACTGTGGATTTTATCAATCGGTGGCTGCATCCCTTTCTTCACTTACAATATATTTACTTCTACGTTTCTGGCCACATATACATTTTTAGTGGGCTTTCTCATCCCCTTCCTGATCATTGCATCTTCACACATTGCTATTGGAGTACGAATCAAACGCCTCAAAATGGGGAAGCAGCTCAGGTCATACCGGGTCATTATCGCTGTCATCCTGGCATTTTTCATATGTTGCTTTCCATACTATGTTTGCAGTCTTGTTCTACAACATAATGCAATAGCAATGACAGTCAGTGCCTATCTGCTTTTTCTGAACAGCTGTCTGAACCCCATTCTCTATGTGTTCATGTGTGATGAATATAAGAAGAAGCTTAAACAGTCTCTGCTGCTGGTGCTGGAGACGGCGTTTGCTGAAGATCACCTGGACTTTAGAGGAAGGCAAATACAAATGGATGAGCAGAACCAGACAAACACCTTTAAATCAATATTAGATATATAG